The genomic segment ACCCCCCTCCATCACTTGGTTGGGGTCCACTGTCAGCTCCTTCAccctgcagagaaaagacacTGAGCTGGTCAGGACCAATTCTTTCACAGCCACTCTGAACATGGCTGCTGTCTGAGTCGAGGGTATGATGTTAGCTGTGGGGTAAAACGTGTTCACAAACATCACAGGATGATGGCATCATGACAGCAGTGACATCATGCATGGGGAGAAGATGACTGCGTTGGCTCTGTAAATGTCTATTCTCATACTGGGCATGCTAACTGGAGTGAAAGAGTTCAGTTTGTGCGGTTCACctgtacaatataatgcaatccaatacatgCCACCCATAGAAATACTAAGGGCTGGAATCTGGATGGTCAGAGCTCATGTTTAATGAGGTCTCACAGAGCTGATGAGGTATTACTGCCGTGTACCCGACCTACAAGTACAGTGGTAATTAATGAGGACTGTGTGAGAGGGATTACGTGCCGAGAGTTGGCTCAAACAAAAGCTCATCCTGGAAGTGTTTACTGAAAAGCTTCACGGACGTTTTAGTGTCATTATtggcaccaaacagcagatgatACCTTATTACGTCAAATTTTGAACCGCCATGTGATCATTCTGACTAATCACGACATCCATCTCACGCAgaacaaataaaagacacacCCATAAGGACAGAAAGATGTGTTATTCTTTAGGTGTCAGTGAAAAGAATAAGTTATGCCCGCAGCTCAGCCAAAGATAAAACTAAGTCAACAAGTCAaagcaggggaggaggatgagaaagTGTCACATCATGCAGACGAAAAATAGGAAGGGTAAGACGAGAGTGGAGGTTTTCAGATGATGAAGTGAATGAAAGCTGCTAAAATGGATTTAGTCATAATGTAATAAATACCTGCAGGGAGTGCATGCACTGtgagtgttttatgtgtgtgtgtgtgtgtatgcgtgctgTGATTTGGGGAGTGCTTGACCTGCTGGGAGAAGTAGCAGCAAAGTCATCGTACTCAAAGGTATTGGTGGGCGAGTGCTCAGGGCGACTCCCCTGACCACCCTGGGAGAAGGGGATGTCCGACGGACTAATCCCAAACTCCTTCACTCTACACAGCGACACCAGCACACAGAGGgtgggaaagaggagggaaacaaagcaggagaaagagaggagagaaggaatacgagagagtcagacagagctACTGAGAGTAGGCAGAGAAATGTACAACATTAGTATAGCTAATttcaatctgtacaaaaaccacgGGGGATTATAGTGGAATTATAGTGAGAGAGGAGCTATATGATCATAACATTGCATAATTTCCATTGGTTCCTGAGGCAACAAGGCATATTCCCACCTGTTGGCATAGCGTAGTGTGTTGAGGGTATTCTCGCAGGATGTCATACCAGGAGAGATTGTTGCAATCTGTGCCGAGAAACAGAAGATCATTCAAATTAAAGCCATCTGGAAGAGATATGAAGACATGACCATTAATGAAGGCAATGAACTGACCATGCATGTGCGTGAATTTTCCCCAATGAAGGAGTCTCTCAGGACCTGGGTGAGCTTACTGGCTCTGAATGGAGTGTGGGGCTTGTTACGGCCAAGAGCCCTGATACACtcctgaaacaaacaagaaaagcagagattgtgtattttgtctgttCACAAACAAATAGGAAAAAGGACTTGTTGAAGTTGTAGCTAAAGTAGCAGGAAATACTTTGTGGTGTAAAATAGAGCTTCTGCCATTGCTGCCCACAAACCTTTAGGGCCAGCAGGCTTTTGTTGATCTCAGCTCCCTCCAGACGAGTTTGGCGGTCAGCACTCGATGTATCAGCCCCCCTCTCATTCCCTGCCAGGTCGATGAGGGAGAACTTGCCATGCATCTTCCCCTTCCTCCGAAGAATGATCTGGAATACGGCGTGGCTGCGAGACGAGTGGGCGTTGGCCGACGTCTGCCCTGATGTTCTGtgagtgagaggaagaagacgtAAAGATGAACGAGGGGCAAACAACGAGCAGGAAAAGAACAATTGGAGGACAAAAAAACGCATGAAATTATGTCATATTCTATGTTCTAAGTGACCAACTGATTTCATTCAGGACAGAAATAAGTGTTGCAGTTATGACTGGACAAATACAAGAATTCAAACTCTTGGGATTGCATCACTAACAACAACTAGATGGACAAAGTTTCTGTTGTTATACCTGCAGCTGTTGCCCAAGTCTATGAGTTTCAGGACTTCCTCTGTGCACTTGACCTCCTTCTCCTGAAGCCCCACAACCTGCACTTGCTGTTTCCCGTCCTCCAGCACCCTCAGCTTAGCTTTACGATTCAGCAGGTCAAACACCTAACAATACATACACAAAGTCAGCTTTGTGTTCcctgaataaaacattgttttattcaaaaacaattccttcaagcaaaaaacaaatgattacaTATCACTTGCCTTTCCACTGTAGATTTCAAAGAAGGTTGCGTATACTTGTAGATCTAACTTCTTATAGTTGGGTTTCTTCAACATGAGAAATACATCCCGAGCTGTATGAAAAGAGATGAGAGATCTAAATCTTACCAGAGGAAACCAAACCCTTTATGATAAAATAACCAAGCAAATTTCCTTTGAATGCCTTTACTCCCACAGCTCACTGACTTACCAGCTAGTGCATAAATTCCTTTAGAGCAGTCTTGGTTCTTCCCAGAGAAATCTCCTCCCATAGTCTATATAATACAGTGCACAATACAATCAAGAGATACTTTCAAATTATATGAGAGCAAGGGTAATAAAATCTAGCAAAACTCTCAATAGGAACAATTAGGTATGATCCCTAGTAAATGATGTGGTCTGGGCTTTTTGAAGGAGTCATTGTGTGTAACTCACGTGTGTTTTTCCACTGCCTGTCTGCCCATAGGCAAAGCAGGTGGCCATGCCCCTCTCAAAAATAGTCTCCACTAGAGGTCTGGCAGTGAACCTGCAGGACAGAATACACAGTCATTCAGGAAAATCAGGAAAAGCAAGAAATAACATCTAACCActatgtacacaaacaaaagtccTCATCATATTGACTAGTCAGATTTGACTTCTGTGAACTATTAAAGCAAACACACGTGACAACTTGCTCTAATAGTCTGGTTTGTTTGTCGATTTGCTGTTACAAACCTGTAAACCATCTCGTTGGTGGTGCTGTCATCGAAGGCATAGTCAAAGCGGAAGGTCTGGTTCTCCAGGTAGCGAGTGAGGTCAACTTTTTGTTTAGGTTCATGAACCATCACCACATCCTTACTGGGGATGGTGATCACATCCAAATCCTTCACAGACAACTCTGGAACACAGAAGAGGCAAGACTTTCAATCACATTAATACTTACATATTACATAGAATACAACATATAATGATAGGTCACAAGACCAATGTTACCGATAGAAGACCTTACCTTTCTTGTTGAGTGGACGtttcctcacacaaacacatattctgTGCTCTTCAATCTGGACCGTGCAAAAGAGAAGGAAATTTTATCTTATTGTGGAGGGTCAACATCTAACAatcagaagaaaaggagaagccAGTCTCTACTCACCAGATCTGCTGTTGTCAGGGGCCGGTAGTCTAGACTGGCTCGGAAATCTCGGATCATGTACATGATCTCATAGTTAGGGATGGTGGTATCCACCTCCTgaaggaggacaaggagagacagagtgtggTACCAGATTACTCACCAATAGGAAAATTATTCTCATGTCTTTCAATTCATCATCTCAATGTCAAGAACGTAAGTGGTAATTAGGAAGGAGAACGTTGAATAATACGTAAATGTACCTGAGCTCTCTTCTCCCTGAGCTCCTGTTGCTGAAGCCGacgcctctctctcttctcctgcagtttctccacctccttcacGCAGTTTGACTTCCTCCTCGCTGCCATAAAGACATGAGAAACAGTAACTATACTACCTTTCACAGGATATGCAAATAGCCTTTCTTTGTAAAAAAGGTATCTTCCTCTCTCGTCCCTCTTCCAAACTGtttcttctacttctacttcctCTTAGCTTGAGCAGTATCTTTCTCTCAGTGAGTCATTATTTTCCCTTGGTCTTCCTTCAAACACAAGGGAGACCATGGGCTATTTCCAACAAAGCAGAACAGTGATAGTGCTCAAGCACAGACAAGGATACAGTGGCTGGCACACAGTGCCTCCAGTATAACAGTAGCTGCTTTCTCTACATTACCAACAAAAGGCCTTTTACAATGTGTTAAAAATCTGCTCTCATTTATCCCCTCTGCATCCTAAAACACAATTAGACCAGGGGACGGCTAAAACTAGGATATGTGCCTTGTATTACTCCAATTAAAATTAGAGGTGGTTTCAAATCAAGTATGATTAGAAAATAATTTCAATCAACCAGAAGGTTATTCAAAATCTCCCAGCACATCACACCCACAGATTAGTGTTGTTTCAGGTCAATCACAAAGTATTAGAAACCATAATAAGAGAAGACAAGTTAGCAAACATGTGAGTAAAAGCCACTTCTGATTCCTTGCAGAgttcataaaaacactgttatctGATTAGTCCTGGCTTGCTGCTACAGCCCCAGCTTCCCACTGCAAAGCCTGACCGAAGACTAGTAATACAGTCCTGGCCTCCTGCTGGCTCCAGTCTCTGAGAACCCAGACTATCAGATCATGGGGATTAATAATCTGCTCTAATCTGGGAGGGGGAAATGAGCTGGGTCAGCACTGGGACAAGGCAGTATAAGAGGGGTGCAGAACTACTTGGGGGTCTCACAGGCGGTCGGTAGGGGAGCTGAAGGGTGAGGATGGGAAACAAGGCATTTTCCTACTTCCCCTCTTAGCTCATCAAATGACAGTGAGCACTTGGAAGGAATGGAGGGTAAAGAAAAAGCTTATTGTTGCTGTCTGAGCCTTGGAGTAACGCACAGTGCCACAGGCTTTCCCacgtgtgtgcttgtgtgtgactCAGCAAAaatcagagagggaaaaaacagcGCAGTCCAATAGCAgcacgtttttttttactccctgtCTAATACCCAGAAAGCCTGTCTGCTGGATGGATTGTGCTTGTGCAACTTCACCACCACACCACAGCTCTGAATAGTATCTAGCAGAGATTTTGGGTGCACAATCTTCTTATAAGACTACATGGCTCTCAGTTTCTATTGGGAACTATTAGAATCACCATGAGGCATTGCAGGCAAGGGGAAACATGCAGGTGATACATACAAAGCTGTCCAGACTCCTTTCTGGATATCAGGTGATGTAAGGATTCTGTGATAAACATGTGgtcaacaaaaacatgagaTATTAAAAAGTTAGGATAATACGTCCGTTTTCTGCAGATGGCCTAAATCAATTGATGGCATTTTTCACCATTCACCATgacaacatgtttaaaaaaaagcatatctggattttctttttaaacccCAGTAGGCTTTTTACGCAGCAGTTAGCCCCAAGCTAAGGGAGCTGTTAGCCCCAAGCTAAGGGAGCTGTTAGCCCCAGGCTAAGGGAGCTTCCACACTGGCACACTCCCGGAACATTCCAAGTGGGCTAACCACAACTTTAGCCAAGGGCTTGCTGGCCCTGCCCCAGAGCAGGGTTAGCCCAAGTTTGCAGGGTTATCCCCTGAGAATCTACTAAACAGGCAGGTGCCAGTGTGAAACAGGGCTAAGTTAGCCCAGGCTAAGAATATGCAGTGTGAAAGAGAACAAAGATCACAGTTAGATaggttcattaaaaaaaaaaaaaaaattgttgttttgatcATGTTACCATTCTGCAATTGCTGTTGTGTCTGAGCTTGAGTGAGCTGTGCAGGCTGTTGAGATGGAGGTGGTGGTGCAGGCTCTGGTTGTTGAGGTTGTGGGGGTCTGGCACGGGTCGGaatcactgaaaacacaaagccacAAAGATTAAGAAAGAGACCTTTTGACTCTCATGCTGCTAACACACCACTCTTGAGCTTGGTATTAAAACTAAACATGCTGTTTTAAAGTGttaaaggaccagtgtgtaGGATTTGTGGGGATCTATTAGCAGAAATTGAATATAATAttctatactatatatatatatgttttcagTAGTATATAATCACCTGAAACTAAGAATGGTAGTGTTTTCATTAGCTTAGAATGAGCCCTTGATATGTACATAGGGAGTGGGTCCTCTTCCACGGAACCTgccatgtttctacagtagcccagaacagacaaaccaaacactggcTCCTTTCGCATTTTTACGTTGATGTGGCAGCTTGAATTTGGTGGCAGGAATGCACCTGGAGGCTACCGCAGGTTCTCCTATGCACTTGGAGAGGGAAAGGTGAGGGGAGTGGTATTCAGTTCTTTCACCACTAGATTCCACTGAATCCCCCACACTGATCCTTTAAATTAAACTTACCTAACTTAAAATCTAAATCTTGATTTCTAAGTTACTTTTCGAGATTTAAGAGTAGTATATTATGAGAGGATAATATAACAATTCCAAGAGAACAGCGTGAAACAAACCTCTATTATCCCTGGACGGAGTATCATTCTTAGTGGGTGCTATCGTCCTACGGTTCtgcaagagaaaacaaaagctttaCTTTGTAGCTGCTCAAGACCTGAAAAAGGAAACGCATCCTCTTTCACCATTAAGTTTTCAACCACTTCCGCCTACCTCTGTTATGTAGAGATACAGAAATAGACAAAGCCTGAGAATCAGATTAGAGCTGAGTACAGAGGCCTCCTTGCACACATCTTAAcgtatctttaaaaaaagaaatgaaaatagacCATGTCCAAATTACAAAAGGTTGTAACTCCCTGTATATATTTCTGTGAGGATGATTCCCGTACATGTTATGGATCTACTGTATCTGCTTTACAGGTTATGGAGCTACACAATCAAAAGATATTTCCATTATAAAATCATTACAGGCCAAATTTACAGTATCCTGTTAGAGGGACAAAGCCACATTTCTGGCCAATTACACTGCACATTGTAAAGTAAATTAACTTTATTCATGTTCAAGTTACATCATTTGCCTCATAGTTTTCACtttgaatgttttatatgttgaaaactgaaaataaaattgtacGATATACCAGGTTAATTCACAactgcattttttaaaatcaaaataaccCCAGTGTTTATGTGACACTATGGAGCAGCCCTAATCTACtgtgcaccacacacacagtacttaaCAAGACTAATTAGTTGGTTACCTAGAAGGATCCAGGATCTATATTAAGGTCCAGAAAACTGCAGCCACATAACTACATGAGCATGTCTGAGCACTTTAGATGCATTCTGGCTATAAAGTGAATGAAGGATGtaaatttgttgtgtttttgtttaaactaTCCAAATCATACCACAATGATTTGTTGTAGTTGTTGCCAGATAGGGTGGCATACTGGTACTCACCTTTGCAATTTTGTTGACCTTCACACATGTGGGTGTAGGTGGGGGTGGAGTCTCTGGACTAGGAGCAATTTCCTCATCTGGAGCCACATCTGGGTTAAGTGCAAATATACTCTCCAAGTCAATCTGTCCAGAAACAGAGGAGTATTCATACCAACTGATTACATGTAGCCAATTAACCAATGTTTGACAGTGAAACAATACactttattcatgtattcatgaAAATTCACACATGtcattaacaaaaaataaacattcaatataaaaatactgagcATTTTAAAAGTGCACATAGTTCCTccaaaaaaaaggctaaataaatGTCAAAGAAGATGAATTCCTTCCACCACATTGAATGCTGTAAAACACCTTCTATAGGTGCTGCAAGTTATTTCTAAAACATAGTATAGCTCAGTTTTAATTTGTGAATTAAAAAAGCCTCCCTAAAAGTGAACgagcagggagacagactgcagcagaggTTTGGACCTGAGTCGCAATCTAGAGTCTTTaacttgacaaaataaaataaaatagatttgCATCTTGACTATGACTATCACTAATAAACTTGAGACCACTTTGACTTGGCATGAATTATGCATGCATTAGTAGCTCATGAGCATGGATCTACAGCAGTGGTTTTTCAATGACCACAAATGAGCTTACTTTTGAACTACAactaaatgaatgaacacatttaaacttcggtttttaaaaatcttgacagaatgtatttgtttgttcaattttatgaaaatgttattcAGCATTTTCATAGTCCATCCAATTATCTAGGCATTGTTGATTAGACTGAGTATTGGTATGTCTGAATGAAGAAACTATGAACTTTTACCAGACTCCTTTCAAGACTACAAGGGTTATGATACCAAAAAGCGTAAAAGATACATCAAAGTCTGGTAATGGAATTTTTGCATTCACGATTTGGTAGCCTAAATGTTGTATTGCAAATTTAATAACTGTATCAGCAATATCCAACGGTAGATTACTCCTTTACACAGTCTCAATATATAAGTGGCTCTAGAGCAATATATGATACATATATAAAAGCAAATTACTAGAATGAGGCCTCATTGTGGAGAAGTGGGATATACCACACTGTGTGGGACATACTGTATGGCCAGAGTTACAGCATATGATAGCTCTTGCACATCAGTGTGCAGAGGGTGATGTCTGGTGGGACTGTAATACATGCAGACTGGTTGTCTAATCATCACAGCTCCTGAATGTCTTTGAATGCATTATTCATTGctgtggaaaataaaagcatacTGGTGCTGCAGATGCTTTGGAGGGGTAATAAATGGTGGTTTACCTCTTTCCCTTTTGTGTCTCCATTTTCTATCCACTCCACTGTGACGCTCTCGTTGTCCTCATTCAGTGAAGTCACCATTGCCTGGTGTATACGTCCTGTGAAAGTATCATAGAAAGgggaaacacaaacatcagaagCAGACTAACCCTAAAATGTGAAGGCAGTGCTTACAAAGGCCCAAATTCTTTTACAGTCCTTGCAAGTTTGGTAGCaatattttaattgtttatAAGTAGAGTGATAATGGCCCTGTGCTATTCACCACCTCATGTTTTAGTCatgaaaaagagataaaagataattaaaaatatatcaatacaaacacatttgttttccatctcttcttctctaacacacacatacaggttaACATAAAATGGATTTCACTAATACCTTAGCTTGTGCATTAGTAGGGTAAATTCCAAAAAAGCTGAATTAAACAGCCTGATCAGATCTGTACCTGGTCCTGGTAAATCAGAACTGTGGAAATGCAGCAAGGTtggaaaaaactgaaaaggcaCCATGATGTGCTATGTTCATATTTTCAAGGTGCAGTGTCACTGTCAATCGAGGGCCCATGTAGCGCCATCTTCTTACATTTTAGCTGTCCTGTTATTTTGTGTAAGACTACATTAACACAAACAGGGATGGGCGGTGATTCAATATTATTGTTCATTGGCTTAATCATTTCACAATGATTCAACTTTATAAAATAATTCTacaaatttctatttttaatgaTTCTGTGCAGGCTGCAATTCAAAACCAACAAAATTAAGAATTGAACTTGTTTTACACATATTAAGTATTTAGTCACATGTAATGCAAATGGTGGACCACAGGTCATTGCTTTGACCTTTTAATATATACATCAGTGTCTAAAATATCTACCTATCTTAATATTGTGATCATGATTCCAATCATATCATCTGGCCCTAAACACTTGCCTTAAAACGATGAAAACAGCTTGGTACAAAGCACAGTGTTGAATGATGCTCTCGCAAACTaaatcctgtctgtctcacGTCAATACTAACCACCAGAGCATCAACACCTCAAACATCAGGAGGCAACTGAGTCTCAACTGTTTCAAATGAAAGCAGGGCAAATAGGCTGAGGCTAATCTTAGTAAACTCTGACTATGAGATTTGATAATGACCCATTGGAGAGAATTACAGATAATagagacacacagctgctgctgctagccTGCATGCTTCTCtccgcctctctgtctgcagtgcAATAATACCAGCTTTTAAGAGCCTGCTCAGCCCTCCCATCTTTGTCCATGTGAATCTGACTGTATGCTCCAAATTCCCAGCACAATCCAGGGAAACATCTTGTTCCTGTATCCATTattcagagacacacagggaaCTAGCAGCAAAGATGCTTTTAGTGTTTTCAACTGCTGAACATTTCACTGATTTACCTTACAAAGGTTTTATatcagcaaaatgcaaaaaaagaaaatccagtgTCTTAAAACAGGGAGAGTTGGGAAGAAACCTTTTGTGCGCCTTGAAGATCAGGAAACTCTGGCTTAAGAGGGTAGACATATCccatatattaaaaaaaatacattctcTATACTCTAGTTTTGATATGCatacatttaattcattaaaattTAAGTAAACTAGATCAAAAGCAGCTTCCTTTGGGGATGGCCAATATGTATCATgtgctgtctttctgttgtaTCATATGGCATGAATTAAAATAGCTATGCATGTAAATGCAGCAATAACCTGATAATTTTGCATATGTAAACCATACTGTGACATATACCACTGCCATAGAAAAGAtacaaatgtttgacaaaactAGTTTCAGTATGGTAGGGTAAATATTTATCTAGGCTATGGACAAGTAAGCCACAATGTTAAAATATGGATGACAAAAGCTAATTAGGACAGCTTCATAGGGCTAAATAACACAATTCTTCTCCATTCACAATACAACAGTGTGGGGCTTCTGCAGCCTTTCAAGCCAAACGGGCATTACTTGGTTTAAAAGCTACAAAAAAGTTCAGTTCACATCAACACTATTCTCAACACTTGAAACCAACTACAAACAGATgggtgaaatattaaaaaggtgTTGGGCTATGCACCACATCTCAATAACTCTACTGACGGGATAAACACCAGTCTTCCAAAAGGTATTCCCCCATTTGGTGTGGGAATCTCCTCTAGGTGTTCAATCGGAtggagatctggtgactgtgaagacTTGATCATATAATTCACATAATTTTCATATTAACCATTAAACCATTCACCAATCACCCAGGTTTGCCTTAAATTTGTCAACAGTCTGACTGTGCATGCAACTCTCTAGTGTACTCCAGTAAGTGACATCTGCTAGGTCTGCACTGCGGAAAGACAGTCAGACATGAATATGAGTGCAAAAAATCCACTGTTGAACTGTGAAGTGGTAGGTTACAaaaaaccatggcaacagtaaaGGCGGTTGGAACAACAGGCACGTGGTTGGTGTCACACCTCTACTTAAGGAGTGTTGAGAGCACGCCAAGCTGCAAAAGTGATTGCAGCACTCAGAGGATTTACGGAGACAACAGAGGGTCGGGCAAGGTCCTCCAAATCACTGCTACTTTCTGCTTATTGGTTTTTACTGctaataaagaaagaaaagaaatgtgactaGCATTGGCTAACCCACCTTCCAGTGGGTTTATACAGCTACAACTCTATTCAACAACATGCTGCAGAAGTAACTGCAGAACAGAGCAACAACTTCTTTCAAACCACTTCTAAAGTCTTGTTGTCACATAACATCCAGTAAAGCTTAACTTACATACTAAAATTAACTAAAATACATGATTTGAAGCCCTTTCATACCTAAAGTacatatattttagttttgtcCGTCCCAATGGGAATCACAGAAGAGGACAGGGCAATCAAATTACAACAGTAATCCAGCttgacagaaataaatgttACATGAAGTGATCTGTTTCTTCCCAAATCTGCTGACTTAGTAAGATGTTTGTTGTGTCAACCAGCACACAGCACCGTCCTTACTGTATACTGACAGCACTTCATCTCTACTGTGACACcgataacactggggaacacaatttttgttgagttaggtctgacagctgtttttaactaatttttgggtgcggaatccaaaactgatctcagtttttctctatcacgtcaagtttttttaactataggatccccgttttcttgaaaaatatgaaaaatactgtacttaacagatatgtgtgatagtactgacctactgggagctgcacacacctctcaccgcactgtctcaattgtgactgcacaaacaagttgccacgtagctgtagatgagtccaatcgttatcagctggcaagtcttactacagctaatcagtggaattttgcttatctggagggtaaactgtggagaaaaaacttgacgtgctagaaaaaaactgactgcaattttggaatcagcatgccaattttagttttaatcagcataaaaatctaactcaacagaattttttttccaaattgttccccagtgtaatcagTGTGAATGCAAGCAGAGGTCGACATCCTGGCAAATGTTAAACCAAAAACACTACGGAACAGAATATGTGTCCTGAGGTTCAAGACATGATCAATTCATAATTTAACAGTAAGAGCAAGGAAATCCCCATGAAAAGGAATACTAACCAAGGTCGCTGCttgtagaaatatatatttattattatttatatatttatcaatGGTGCAGACTATATAACCTGAGAATGAAGACCACAGTAACACCATATACAACAATGGATATGTAGGGGGCCTGTCTAACCTATCATAGCCAGAGGCCTACAGACCTAGGGACACAAAAGCTAGCTCCACACCATCATCGAGACAGCGTATTTTACTGTAAGAACAACATTCTCCCTCCACAACCAGAGAAGGCAAGCTGTCataatgtgattattttttgttaCCGATTTAACGACCAATCATTGTTCTACAAATCATTCAGTCtagaaatatattaaataatgaGTTTCCAGAGTCCAagctcaaatgaaaaaaatataactacatgtgtataaaatattaatggaattactttttaaaaaaaagctaatatttAGTTTTTTGCAATTGATACGTGACAATTGATAAATTATTAACCAATTACTAAATTTGATTAcctttctgtcaatcgactaatgATTTCATCATTAATCATTGCTTGTTTCAGCATAAGTATAAAGCCCTCAGATAGGTTCAAGGGCACAGCATCTGACTTGTAGCAAACACTGTGTCTACAAGATTCAGACGCACTGTTGTGTAGCTATAGACATTGACCTTCCTGATGAAGGGAACATTTAATTTCTAAAGTGTACTGGGCTGCTTACCTTttcctcacatacacacattctaTTTCTATACCTAACTAAATGAGTTAAGTCACATACTGGCTTGTCTTACAGCAGTTGAAATGCTGATTTGCTGTAACTTAATGCCACTGTCCACTGTGTCCCACTTTTATACTAAAACCTGGCTGGATGGGTATGATGACACCTCCCTGTATTTGAAGGGGCTTAGTAGGGGGTGCTTCAAGCTCTGCTAAGCCTGAGGAACAAACAAAGCTTTAGAAGCATCAGTTTCAGTACAAAACCAAAGACACCCATTGATGAAATTGTGTCAAGATGTCACAGATTatagaaaatatagaatatatataaatatagaaaatatgcAGCCCTGAATCGCGAAGCTGGTAGGTGTCCTATGTTTCTCTAGAACTCAATTTTAAAAGACCCTACTATATTTTGCACAGACATTACCCAATAACATCAGATAATATATGTCCACCATTAAACAGGGAATCTATTATCGCATTAAAAAACAGCATACAAACCATAGAGCTGAGGATGATGAAATGAGCACTACTgaatagcaaaaaaaaatttC from the Enoplosus armatus isolate fEnoArm2 chromosome 4, fEnoArm2.hap1, whole genome shotgun sequence genome contains:
- the kif2a gene encoding kinesin-like protein KIF2A isoform X1; translation: MASCFGKIVVGTYVEIKRSDGRIHQAMVTSLNEDNESVTVEWIENGDTKGKEIDLESIFALNPDVAPDEEIAPSPETPPPPTPTCVKVNKIAKNRRTIAPTKNDTPSRDNRVIPTRARPPQPQQPEPAPPPPSQQPAQLTQAQTQQQLQNESLHHLISRKESGQLSRRKSNCVKEVEKLQEKRERRRLQQQELREKRAQEVDTTIPNYEIMYMIRDFRASLDYRPLTTADLIEEHRICVCVRKRPLNKKELSVKDLDVITIPSKDVVMVHEPKQKVDLTRYLENQTFRFDYAFDDSTTNEMVYRFTARPLVETIFERGMATCFAYGQTGSGKTHTMGGDFSGKNQDCSKGIYALAARDVFLMLKKPNYKKLDLQVYATFFEIYSGKVFDLLNRKAKLRVLEDGKQQVQVVGLQEKEVKCTEEVLKLIDLGNSCRTSGQTSANAHSSRSHAVFQIILRRKGKMHGKFSLIDLAGNERGADTSSADRQTRLEGAEINKSLLALKECIRALGRNKPHTPFRASKLTQVLRDSFIGENSRTCMIATISPGMTSCENTLNTLRYANRVKEFGISPSDIPFSQGGQGSRPEHSPTNTFEYDDFAATSPSRVKELTVDPNQVMEGGRPNIHAVNQLDLLDEDWLSISPQRDDLKLLCEQNEEEVSPQLFTFHEAVSQLVEMEEQVLEDHRAVFQESIRWLEDEKVLLEMTEEVDYDVESYATQLEQILDQKIEILTELRDKVKSFRSALQEEEQASKQINPKRPRAL
- the kif2a gene encoding kinesin-like protein KIF2A isoform X3, giving the protein MASCFGKIVVGTYVEIKRSDGRIHQAMVTSLNEDNESVTVEWIENGDTKGKEIDLESIFALNPDVAPDEEIAPSPETPPPPTPTCVKVNKIAKNRRTIAPTKNDTPSRDNRVIPTRARPPQPQQPEPAPPPPSQQPAQLTQAQTQQQLQNARRKSNCVKEVEKLQEKRERRRLQQQELREKRAQEVDTTIPNYEIMYMIRDFRASLDYRPLTTADLIEEHRICVCVRKRPLNKKELSVKDLDVITIPSKDVVMVHEPKQKVDLTRYLENQTFRFDYAFDDSTTNEMVYRFTARPLVETIFERGMATCFAYGQTGSGKTHTMGGDFSGKNQDCSKGIYALAARDVFLMLKKPNYKKLDLQVYATFFEIYSGKVFDLLNRKAKLRVLEDGKQQVQVVGLQEKEVKCTEEVLKLIDLGNSCRTSGQTSANAHSSRSHAVFQIILRRKGKMHGKFSLIDLAGNERGADTSSADRQTRLEGAEINKSLLALKECIRALGRNKPHTPFRASKLTQVLRDSFIGENSRTCMIATISPGMTSCENTLNTLRYANRVKELTVDPNQVMEGGRPNIHAVNQLDLLDEDWLSISPQRDDLKLLCEQNEEEVSPQLFTFHEAVSQLVEMEEQVLEDHRAVFQESIRWLEDEKVLLEMTEEVDYDVESYATQLEQILDQKIEILTELRDKVKSFRSALQEEEQASKQINPKRPRAL